The following are encoded in a window of Desulforegulaceae bacterium genomic DNA:
- a CDS encoding type II toxin-antitoxin system Phd/YefM family antitoxin, giving the protein MTIMTVTEARKKLYRLIDETSENHEPITITGKRGNAVLISESDWKAIKETMYLVNIPGMRESIIKGFKTPVEECAEDLDW; this is encoded by the coding sequence ATGACAATAATGACAGTTACAGAAGCAAGAAAAAAATTATACAGATTAATTGATGAAACTTCTGAAAATCATGAACCAATAACCATAACCGGCAAAAGAGGAAATGCGGTTCTAATTTCAGAAAGCGACTGGAAAGCTATAAAAGAAACAATGTATCTTGTTAATATTCCGGGAATGCGTGAGTCTATAATAAAAGGATTTAAGACTCCTGTTGAAGAATGTGCTGAGGACCTTGACTGGTGA
- a CDS encoding hotdog fold domain-containing protein codes for MNATLELFKTSGNEAFTKMLTEFAPYFGTIDPMFVELKPGYAEVLLPNSKKVHNHLGTVHAIAMCNAAELAAGTMTEASIPETNRWIPVEMTVKYHAKAKTDLKTIADGTKIDWEKTGEIKVPVTTYDENGKIVFSAEITMNVSPKK; via the coding sequence ATGAATGCAACTTTAGAACTTTTCAAAACTTCAGGAAATGAAGCCTTTACAAAAATGCTTACTGAATTTGCACCTTATTTTGGTACAATAGACCCGATGTTTGTTGAGTTAAAACCTGGATATGCAGAGGTTTTGCTTCCAAATTCCAAAAAAGTTCACAATCATCTTGGAACTGTTCATGCCATTGCAATGTGCAATGCAGCAGAGCTTGCCGCAGGAACAATGACAGAGGCTTCAATACCCGAAACAAACAGATGGATTCCTGTTGAGATGACAGTAAAATACCATGCAAAGGCAAAAACAGATTTAAAAACAATTGCAGACGGCACAAAAATTGACTGGGAAAAGACAGGTGAAATTAAAGTTCCTGTAACAACCTATGATGAAAATGGAAAAATAGTATTTTCAGCTGAAATAACAATGAATGTAAGTCCAAAAAAATAA
- a CDS encoding MarR family winged helix-turn-helix transcriptional regulator, with the protein MSKKTIIDKRIFYKLTISQRLLMKHIDRETVEELGVSVNQIAALFYISKNDGCLFKDLSRVLFQNKSATTTLVERMIKNELIIKKSSETDKRAIHIFLTEKGRQISKKAKPLISRYNKKVTDVFDETEIETVHKFLDYIIENYE; encoded by the coding sequence ATGTCAAAAAAAACTATAATTGATAAAAGAATTTTTTATAAATTAACCATATCCCAGCGTCTTTTAATGAAGCACATTGACAGGGAAACAGTTGAAGAACTTGGAGTTTCTGTTAATCAGATTGCAGCTCTTTTTTATATTTCCAAAAATGACGGATGCCTTTTCAAGGATTTGAGCAGGGTGCTTTTTCAAAATAAATCCGCAACAACTACTTTAGTTGAGCGGATGATTAAAAATGAACTTATAATAAAAAAAAGTTCTGAAACAGACAAAAGAGCAATCCATATTTTTCTTACAGAAAAGGGCAGGCAGATAAGCAAAAAAGCAAAACCTCTTATTTCAAGGTATAATAAAAAAGTAACTGATGTTTTTGATGAAACTGAAATTGAAACTGTTCATAAATTTTTAGATTATATTATTGAAAATTATGAATGA
- a CDS encoding multidrug efflux SMR transporter, translating to MNRPSYFGGFYDSTMTINWTLLIIGGLFETGFAICMGKAQQSTGKEAWLWLGLFAVSVSISMFLLYKAMGGEKPIPVGTAYAVWGAIGAMGTVIAGILLFNEPVTFWRMLFLSTLLISVIGLQMVSN from the coding sequence TTGAACAGACCATCATATTTTGGAGGCTTTTACGACTCAACCATGACTATAAACTGGACACTATTGATCATAGGTGGTTTATTCGAAACAGGATTTGCGATATGCATGGGAAAAGCACAACAGTCCACAGGAAAAGAAGCCTGGCTATGGCTGGGCCTTTTTGCCGTTAGTGTAAGTATAAGTATGTTCCTGCTCTACAAAGCAATGGGGGGAGAAAAACCCATTCCCGTGGGCACAGCATACGCAGTCTGGGGTGCCATAGGTGCCATGGGAACAGTTATCGCCGGTATTTTGCTATTCAATGAGCCAGTGACTTTCTGGCGGATGCTGTTTCTCTCAACATTACTTATTTCTGTAATCGGCCTACAGATGGTGAGTAATTGA
- a CDS encoding nuclear transport factor 2 family protein, with the protein MNNNKIYDDIHKALLRYLDTYFIERNLEKTLKLFNSQAFGFGTGADEKTSCSNDLEKFFSRDIKQAPNKIQYTIKKLDINLPSKDTGITACEINIKTIILKQEISFNNLRLSIFFKKNEKEWLIEHMHISLPTLEHGENESFPIKELEDKNKVLQRLVDEQTKTLKNANEKLEKAIKEIKTLRGILPICSHCKKIRSDDQSWHLMEAYISQHSEAEFSHSICPDCAKKHYPDYDLYKKKKQD; encoded by the coding sequence ATGAATAATAATAAGATCTACGATGATATACACAAAGCTCTTCTCAGATATTTAGATACATATTTTATAGAAAGAAACCTGGAAAAAACCTTAAAATTATTTAACTCACAAGCTTTTGGATTTGGCACGGGGGCAGATGAAAAAACCTCTTGCTCAAATGATCTTGAAAAATTCTTTTCTCGAGATATAAAACAAGCTCCAAACAAGATACAATACACAATCAAAAAACTTGATATAAATTTACCTTCAAAAGACACAGGCATTACAGCCTGCGAAATAAACATTAAAACAATTATTTTAAAACAGGAAATATCCTTTAATAATTTAAGGCTCAGCATTTTTTTTAAGAAAAATGAAAAAGAATGGTTGATAGAACACATGCATATATCCCTGCCTACTTTAGAACATGGGGAAAACGAGTCTTTTCCCATTAAAGAGTTGGAAGATAAAAACAAAGTGTTGCAAAGGCTTGTTGATGAACAAACAAAGACATTAAAAAATGCAAATGAAAAATTAGAAAAGGCAATAAAAGAAATAAAAACATTAAGAGGGATACTTCCAATTTGTTCTCATTGTAAAAAAATCAGGTCAGATGATCAAAGCTGGCATTTAATGGAAGCATATATCAGCCAACATTCAGAGGCGGAATTCAGCCATTCTATATGCCCGGACTGTGCAAAAAAGCATTATCCAGATTATGATCTTTATAAGAAAAAAAAACAAGATTAG
- a CDS encoding transcriptional repressor, whose protein sequence is MKEANSRFEQMIGLIKNKGNRLTNQRIAVVKILSASKEHPSADTIYKEVKKNYPATSLATVYKTINLLKEYNEVMEIGFADKGSRYDGYNPNPHPHLICEKCGKIKDAKININLFSKEIEKETGFKITSNRLDFYGVCPDCLRQDSKS, encoded by the coding sequence GTGAAAGAGGCAAATTCAAGATTTGAACAAATGATTGGGCTGATAAAGAATAAGGGAAATCGGCTTACCAACCAAAGAATAGCAGTGGTAAAAATTCTTTCCGCGAGCAAAGAACACCCATCTGCAGATACTATATATAAAGAAGTAAAAAAAAATTATCCTGCCACAAGTCTTGCAACTGTATATAAAACCATAAATCTTTTAAAAGAGTACAATGAAGTTATGGAAATTGGTTTTGCAGACAAGGGAAGCAGGTATGATGGCTACAATCCAAACCCCCATCCCCATTTGATTTGTGAAAAATGCGGAAAAATAAAAGATGCAAAAATAAATATTAACCTTTTTTCAAAAGAGATCGAAAAAGAAACTGGTTTTAAAATCACATCTAACCGGCTTGATTTTTACGGAGTTTGTCCTGACTGCCTCAGGCAGGATTCTAAATCTTAA
- a CDS encoding acetyl-CoA C-acetyltransferase, with translation MERVCIVSGVRTVVGTFGGILKPFTSVDLGSAVIKNVLERVKLRPDLEESEFCPVKLQTKIKNESSSFDESFTPIKIDEVIMGNVLQAAQGQNPARQSTVRAGLSYETSAYTVNKVCGSGLKAIADGALSIMTGKADVVIAGGQESMSNAPLALPKARWGHRMEISGKGEIFDLMVYDGLYEIFNGYHMGITAENIADLYSISREKQDKLAVLSHNRAMKAIKDKIFEEEIFPMVIKSRKGDKIADTDERPMETDMEKMAKLRPAFKKDGSVTAGNASGINDGAAAVLMMSESKAKELGLTPLAFINNFASGGLDPAYMGLGPVPAVKKVMKMSNLKVSDMDVIELNEAFASQALGCMEELGIDPEFPNPYGSGISIGHPIGCTGARQMVTIIHEMQRKNYKKGLVSMCIGGGMGMAMIIEN, from the coding sequence ATGGAAAGAGTATGTATAGTATCTGGAGTAAGAACAGTTGTTGGAACATTTGGAGGTATTTTAAAGCCTTTTACATCAGTGGATCTTGGAAGTGCGGTGATAAAAAATGTTCTTGAAAGAGTTAAGCTTCGCCCTGATCTTGAAGAATCTGAATTTTGTCCTGTAAAACTTCAGACAAAAATAAAAAATGAAAGTTCATCTTTTGATGAGTCTTTTACTCCTATAAAAATAGATGAAGTAATTATGGGTAATGTTTTACAGGCTGCCCAGGGACAAAACCCTGCTAGACAATCAACAGTAAGAGCAGGTCTTTCCTATGAAACCAGTGCATATACTGTAAATAAGGTTTGCGGTTCAGGTCTTAAGGCTATTGCAGACGGTGCACTTTCTATAATGACAGGGAAAGCCGATGTTGTTATTGCAGGAGGGCAGGAGTCAATGTCAAACGCTCCTCTTGCTCTTCCCAAAGCGAGGTGGGGACATAGAATGGAGATTTCTGGTAAAGGAGAAATTTTTGACCTTATGGTTTATGATGGCCTCTATGAAATCTTCAACGGATATCACATGGGAATAACAGCAGAAAATATTGCTGACCTTTACTCTATTTCAAGGGAAAAGCAGGATAAACTTGCAGTGTTAAGCCATAACAGGGCAATGAAGGCAATCAAAGATAAAATTTTTGAAGAAGAGATTTTTCCAATGGTTATAAAGTCAAGAAAAGGCGACAAAATAGCCGATACGGACGAACGGCCCATGGAAACTGATATGGAAAAAATGGCAAAGCTTAGGCCTGCCTTTAAAAAAGACGGAAGTGTTACAGCTGGTAATGCCTCTGGTATAAATGACGGTGCTGCAGCTGTACTTATGATGAGTGAATCAAAAGCAAAAGAGCTTGGACTTACTCCTCTTGCATTTATAAATAATTTTGCTTCAGGCGGGCTTGATCCTGCATATATGGGGCTTGGGCCGGTTCCCGCAGTAAAAAAAGTAATGAAAATGAGTAATCTTAAAGTTTCTGATATGGATGTAATTGAGCTTAACGAGGCTTTTGCTTCCCAGGCACTTGGGTGTATGGAAGAACTTGGTATTGATCCTGAATTTCCAAACCCTTATGGCAGTGGAATTTCAATAGGTCATCCAATCGGATGCACTGGTGCAAGACAAATGGTTACAATTATCCATGAAATGCAAAGGAAAAATTATAAAAAAGGCCTTGTTTCCATGTGTATTGGCGGCGGAATGGGAATGGCCATGATAATAGAAAATTAA
- a CDS encoding DUF6125 family protein has protein sequence MEDKKKERAEYAIDLIHRTVMHHFLWFSEVRHQMGDDIAYETLYRVFDKSLKIQMKKIGKVFDFEIMEGIPLPLLSLEEEKMESLIEALSLNWIVNDGVWFQDVEFEHGMNDAKRCNDSCWSNFSPFEARSIKKLLEIPENSGLKGLEKALGARLYSNVNTQSVIWENDKSLVFQMNKCWVQEKRKARGLDDYPCKSAGLVEYAYFAREIDKRIKTECIGCPPDKHPEDWYCAWRFYIEE, from the coding sequence ATGGAAGACAAAAAAAAAGAAAGAGCAGAGTATGCTATAGATCTTATCCACAGAACCGTTATGCATCATTTTTTATGGTTTTCAGAGGTAAGACACCAAATGGGCGATGACATTGCCTATGAAACTCTTTATAGGGTATTTGACAAGAGCCTTAAAATTCAGATGAAAAAAATTGGCAAGGTTTTTGATTTTGAAATAATGGAAGGCATCCCCCTTCCTCTTCTATCCCTTGAAGAGGAAAAAATGGAAAGTCTCATTGAAGCTTTATCTTTAAACTGGATTGTAAATGACGGGGTATGGTTTCAGGATGTTGAATTTGAACATGGAATGAATGATGCAAAAAGATGCAATGATTCCTGTTGGTCAAACTTTTCACCTTTTGAGGCAAGATCAATTAAAAAGCTTTTGGAAATTCCTGAAAATTCAGGACTCAAAGGCCTTGAAAAAGCACTTGGTGCAAGACTTTATTCAAATGTAAACACTCAGTCTGTAATATGGGAAAATGATAAAAGCCTGGTTTTTCAGATGAATAAATGCTGGGTTCAGGAAAAAAGGAAGGCAAGGGGTCTTGATGATTATCCCTGTAAGTCTGCAGGTCTTGTGGAATATGCTTATTTTGCAAGGGAAATAGACAAAAGAATTAAAACCGAGTGCATAGGATGTCCACCAGATAAACACCCTGAAGACTGGTATTGTGCATGGCGATTTTATATTGAAGAATAA
- a CDS encoding sigma 54-interacting transcriptional regulator, which translates to MSNFYSSFLIPLSSCFNIATTSKSLVEFLSSFFEISDLSFYDIAVLSESQEVKYLKNPKFSNVQAEEKIKILVDYFSLQKKTCLNYFKIENSRLDFVLYFVVESPVPLETAEKEFAAEFLDKISEFYFEINSGIYNHEKFKKLVSDEEMYKCVFEYTGTGTIIINYEMCILYANQKFCELTGFSKEELENKMEWSAFVYKDDVGKMQSYHYGRRKNKKNIPEEYECRVIDKDGDLKYIYMRVGMIPGTDKSIASFMDITNRREAEMKLKENRSQLSVIVENFDGLIYIVNEDYEIEFMNKALEKRGNTGAPGKCFNFLHGFESPCPWCKISQSLSGETVKDEIFSPYDNRWYSCVTSPLLTPFDKNSRVQTILIDITKRKQNEALLKENAENLKNENIKLKSSIRERYKLGNIIGKSLKMQKVYELILKAAESNAHVIIYGESGTGKELVAEEIHRLSKRNKNDFVPVNCGAISEQLIESEFFGYKKGAFTGADSDKKGFLDLADKGTLFLDEIGEIGLNMQVKLLRVIDGSGFIPVGATKVRNPDLRIVAATNRSLKDLVKERHMREDFFYRIHVIPIKLPPLRERMDDLPLLVDHFLSSLKQEDELVIPGRILDSFHKYEWPGNIRELQNMISRYAAIGEAGILKSFETGDSEMSEKIDFSKNLQGMVGDFEQKVILKALEQNRWQKIKTAKFLGIHRKTLFEKIKKYGIE; encoded by the coding sequence ATGTCAAATTTCTATAGTAGTTTTTTAATCCCTTTATCAAGTTGTTTTAATATTGCTACAACCAGCAAAAGCCTTGTTGAATTTCTATCTTCATTTTTTGAAATCAGTGATTTATCTTTTTATGACATTGCTGTTTTAAGCGAGAGTCAGGAAGTAAAATATTTAAAAAATCCAAAATTTTCAAATGTCCAGGCAGAAGAAAAAATAAAAATCCTTGTTGATTATTTTAGTTTACAAAAAAAAACTTGTTTAAATTATTTTAAAATTGAAAATTCAAGGTTGGATTTTGTTCTTTATTTTGTTGTTGAATCCCCAGTCCCTCTTGAAACTGCTGAAAAGGAATTTGCTGCTGAATTTTTAGATAAAATTTCTGAATTTTATTTTGAAATAAACTCTGGAATTTACAATCATGAAAAATTTAAAAAACTTGTTTCTGATGAAGAAATGTACAAATGTGTTTTTGAATATACAGGAACAGGAACAATTATAATTAATTATGAGATGTGTATCCTTTATGCAAACCAGAAATTTTGTGAGCTCACAGGTTTTTCCAAGGAGGAGCTTGAAAATAAAATGGAATGGTCAGCTTTTGTTTACAAAGATGACGTTGGAAAAATGCAGAGCTATCATTACGGGAGACGAAAAAATAAAAAAAATATTCCTGAAGAGTATGAGTGCAGGGTGATAGATAAAGATGGTGATCTGAAATATATTTATATGAGAGTAGGGATGATTCCCGGCACTGACAAGAGTATTGCTTCATTCATGGATATAACAAACAGAAGAGAAGCTGAAATGAAACTAAAGGAGAACAGATCTCAGCTTTCGGTTATTGTTGAAAATTTTGACGGACTTATTTACATAGTTAACGAAGATTATGAAATTGAATTTATGAATAAAGCCCTTGAAAAAAGGGGTAACACCGGTGCTCCGGGAAAATGTTTTAATTTCCTTCACGGGTTTGAATCTCCCTGTCCCTGGTGCAAGATCTCACAATCTTTAAGTGGTGAGACAGTAAAAGATGAAATTTTTAGCCCTTATGACAATAGATGGTACTCTTGTGTAACATCTCCTCTTTTAACTCCTTTTGACAAAAATTCCAGGGTTCAAACAATTCTTATTGACATCACTAAAAGAAAGCAAAACGAAGCCCTGTTAAAAGAAAACGCTGAAAATCTTAAAAATGAGAATATAAAGTTAAAGTCTTCGATTCGGGAAAGATATAAGCTGGGAAATATTATTGGTAAAAGCTTAAAAATGCAGAAGGTTTATGAGCTTATTTTAAAAGCTGCGGAATCAAATGCCCATGTAATCATCTATGGAGAGTCAGGTACTGGAAAAGAGCTTGTTGCAGAAGAGATTCACAGGCTGAGCAAAAGAAACAAAAACGATTTTGTTCCGGTAAACTGTGGTGCAATTTCAGAGCAACTGATTGAAAGTGAATTTTTCGGTTATAAAAAAGGTGCTTTTACTGGAGCTGATTCAGATAAAAAAGGGTTTTTGGATTTAGCAGATAAGGGAACTCTTTTTCTCGATGAAATTGGAGAAATCGGCCTTAACATGCAGGTTAAACTTTTGCGTGTAATTGATGGTTCTGGTTTTATCCCTGTTGGAGCAACAAAAGTCAGAAATCCTGACTTAAGAATTGTTGCTGCAACAAACAGAAGTCTGAAGGATCTTGTAAAGGAAAGGCATATGAGGGAAGATTTTTTTTACAGAATTCATGTTATTCCCATAAAACTTCCCCCGCTTAGGGAAAGAATGGATGATCTTCCTCTTTTGGTAGATCATTTTCTTTCTTCATTAAAGCAGGAAGACGAACTTGTAATTCCAGGCCGTATCTTGGATTCTTTTCATAAATATGAATGGCCCGGAAATATACGGGAGCTTCAGAACATGATAAGTAGATATGCTGCTATTGGAGAAGCTGGAATTCTTAAAAGTTTTGAGACCGGCGACAGTGAGATGTCTGAAAAAATTGATTTTTCTAAAAATCTTCAGGGTATGGTAGGTGATTTTGAGCAGAAGGTTATTTTGAAAGCTCTTGAACAAAACCGATGGCAGAAAATAAAAACAGCCAAGTTTCTTGGTATCCATAGAAAAACCCTTTTTGAAAAAATAAAAAAGTATGGAATAGAGTAG
- a CDS encoding stress response translation initiation inhibitor YciH, whose product MSLVYSTEHGKICPRCQKPESECSCNKKKKKREDELNIINDGIIRLLRQTKGRKGKGVTLVLGFDKNEGELKEIAKVLKQKVGSGGTVKNQIIEIQTDNRGVLKKELELMGFKVKISGG is encoded by the coding sequence ATGAGTCTTGTTTATTCTACAGAGCATGGAAAAATCTGTCCCAGATGTCAAAAACCCGAGTCTGAATGCAGCTGTAATAAAAAGAAAAAAAAGCGGGAAGATGAACTCAATATAATCAATGACGGCATAATAAGGCTTTTAAGGCAGACAAAGGGAAGGAAAGGAAAAGGGGTCACCCTTGTTTTGGGTTTTGATAAAAACGAAGGCGAACTTAAGGAAATAGCAAAAGTTCTAAAGCAGAAGGTTGGCTCTGGGGGAACAGTAAAAAATCAGATCATTGAAATCCAGACAGATAACAGGGGTGTATTGAAAAAAGAGCTTGAATTGATGGGCTTTAAGGTTAAAATTTCAGGAGGTTGA
- the galE gene encoding UDP-glucose 4-epimerase GalE, which produces MGKILVTGGAGYIGSHTCVELLNSGYEVVILDNLENSSEKSIKKVEQITNKNLDFIRGDVRDEKILSKVFENENINSIIHFAGYKAVGESVEFPLKYYENNVSGTIVLLEKMKEFNVKNIVFSSSATVYGDPHEVPIKESFPLKPSNPYGKTKRMVEMILEDLYESDKSWNIGLLRYFNPVGAHESGLIGEDPRGVPNNLTPYITQVAVGKLKKLSVFGDDYPTKDGTGVRDYIHVKDLASGHLKAIEKISENPGLFAVNLGTGKGFSVLEVLKAFEKACKKEIPFSIESRRPGDIARCYADTSLAREFLNWEAKYGIEEMAEDAWKWQKNNPDGYGKD; this is translated from the coding sequence ATGGGTAAAATTCTTGTTACAGGCGGAGCCGGCTATATAGGAAGCCATACTTGTGTTGAACTTTTAAATTCAGGCTATGAAGTTGTAATTTTGGATAATCTGGAAAATTCCAGCGAAAAGTCAATTAAAAAAGTTGAGCAGATTACCAATAAAAATCTCGATTTTATTCGCGGAGATGTAAGAGACGAAAAAATTCTAAGTAAAGTTTTTGAAAACGAAAATATTAATTCTATAATTCATTTTGCAGGGTATAAGGCTGTGGGTGAATCTGTAGAATTTCCCCTTAAATATTATGAAAATAATGTATCAGGAACAATTGTGCTTTTAGAAAAAATGAAAGAATTTAATGTTAAAAACATTGTTTTTAGTTCATCTGCTACTGTTTACGGAGATCCCCATGAAGTACCCATTAAAGAGAGCTTTCCTTTAAAACCTTCCAACCCTTATGGAAAAACAAAAAGAATGGTTGAAATGATTTTAGAAGATCTTTATGAATCTGACAAATCGTGGAATATAGGTCTTTTAAGATATTTCAATCCTGTGGGGGCCCATGAAAGCGGTCTTATAGGTGAAGATCCAAGGGGAGTTCCCAATAATCTTACTCCTTATATTACCCAGGTTGCTGTGGGAAAATTAAAAAAACTTTCAGTGTTTGGAGATGATTATCCAACCAAAGACGGTACAGGAGTAAGGGATTATATTCATGTAAAAGACCTTGCTTCGGGTCATCTGAAAGCAATAGAAAAAATAAGCGAAAACCCGGGCCTTTTTGCTGTAAACTTAGGTACAGGAAAAGGATTTTCTGTTCTTGAGGTTTTAAAAGCATTTGAAAAAGCCTGCAAAAAAGAAATTCCATTTTCCATAGAGTCAAGAAGGCCCGGAGATATTGCCAGGTGCTATGCTGATACAAGTCTTGCCAGGGAGTTTTTAAACTGGGAAGCAAAGTATGGAATAGAAGAAATGGCAGAAGACGCCTGGAAATGGCAGAAAAACAATCCTGATGGATATGGAAAAGATTGA
- a CDS encoding PEP-CTERM sorting domain-containing protein has translation MEGNFMKKFKVFLFSFLFLFLCVSVANSNSYTFVMGGDSRIDTSATRDALFLYGNIDEYLPGSSFTLNEGESERFKLGVIGTHEKKVNRDDRQIRSIEAFLDFDSPELTQSFLANSFGFKKYGFLGIGGSKGWEITWEEVLPIAFGNGGLFSLQLEDLVFDTGLGFWNRIDKELPLYAKLTLDKAPVVSELGLFADPVPEPSTMVLFGLGLLGFGMVVRKKFSK, from the coding sequence ATGGAAGGTAATTTTATGAAAAAGTTTAAAGTCTTTTTATTTAGTTTTTTGTTTTTATTTTTATGTGTTTCAGTTGCAAATTCAAATTCTTATACTTTTGTTATGGGTGGTGATTCTCGTATTGATACGTCAGCTACCAGGGATGCTTTGTTTTTATATGGAAATATTGACGAATATCTTCCAGGCAGTTCTTTTACTTTAAATGAGGGCGAGTCTGAAAGATTCAAGCTTGGAGTAATAGGAACACACGAAAAAAAAGTTAACAGGGATGACAGGCAAATTCGCTCTATAGAAGCTTTTCTTGATTTTGACAGCCCAGAGCTTACACAGTCTTTTTTAGCTAATTCTTTTGGGTTTAAGAAATATGGCTTTTTGGGGATTGGTGGAAGTAAGGGATGGGAAATAACCTGGGAAGAGGTTTTACCCATAGCTTTTGGAAATGGGGGTCTTTTTTCTCTTCAGCTTGAAGATTTGGTTTTTGATACTGGCTTGGGTTTCTGGAATCGTATTGACAAAGAACTACCTCTTTATGCAAAATTAACTCTTGATAAGGCACCTGTTGTTAGTGAACTTGGTCTTTTTGCTGATCCTGTGCCAGAGCCTTCAACCATGGTTTTGTTTGGATTAGGACTTTTAGGGTTTGGAATGGTTGTAAGAAAAAAGTTCAGTAAATAA